The sequence GAGCTCCCCGACGGCGTGACGGTCACGTCCGTCGTCCCGACGGGCGCCACCTGCGACCCGGTCGTCGGCACGACGCTGACCTGCGCGCGGACCAGCGACCTCGCGGTCGACGGCTCGTTCTCGATCCGGGTCGTCGGCACCGTCGACGCGACCCTCGTCGCCACCGACGGACCGCTCGTCAACGGCGCGCTGGTGACCCCGGTGACGCCGCAGGGCGCGGACACGCACGCGGACGAGGACACGACGAGCACGTCCGTCACGCACACCGAGGACCTGACCGTCGACAAGGCGATCGTCGGCGAGCTGCGCGCGGGCGAGACGGGCACGTACTCGATCACCGTCACCAACGGCGGCCCGTCGGTGTCCCGCGGCGTCGTCGTGACGGACGAGCTGCCGGACGGGCTCACGTACGCCGGCGACGTCGTGTCCGACGACGACTGGACCTGCACCGGGACCACGGACGTGACCTGCGAGCTCGGCAGCGACCTCGCGGTCGGCGCGTCCGCCGCGACCACGTTCACGTTCGCCGTCGAGATCGACCCGGGGGTGACCGAGGACATCGTCAACACCGCGGTCGTCGGCTCCGACTGGCGCGCGGACCAGGACGAGGACACCGTCACGACGGGTCCGACGGTGGTCGCCGACCTCGGCATCACCAAGGAGCACGACGGCGACGAGCTGGTCGCGGGCACCGGGACGACGTTCACGGTCGTCGTGACGAACCACGGCCCGGCCGACGCGCCCGGCCCGCTCACGATGACCGACACGGTGCCTGCCGGCCTCCCGCTCTCCGGCGCGCCCACCGCCGACGCCGGCACGTGCGCGGTCTCCGGCCAGGCCGTGACCTGCACCCTGCCCGACGGCCTGGACGTCGGCGACGACTGGACCATCGAGATCCCGGTCGCCGTCACGGCCGACGCGCTCCCCGCCACGTCCACCAACACCGCCCGGGTCCAGGGCCCGGCGTCGCTCGACGAGGGCGACGACGACTGGCCGAACGCGGCGGACGACGTGGTCGAGGTGGTGCGCGCCGCGGACCTGTCGATCACCAAGGACGCCGACCCGACCACGGTGGTCGCGGGCGACCCGGACGGCGTGACGTACACGCTCGTCGTCGACAACGCCGGCCCGTCGGTGGCCGCCGCGACCGTCGTGACCGACACGCTGCCAACCGCGCTCGCGCCGGTCTCGGCCACCTGGGCCGGGCACGACGACGCGTGCACGCTCGTCGGGCAGACGGTGACGTGCACGATCGGTGACCTGCTCCCGTCGGCCGACCCGATCGAGATCACGGTCGTCGCACGCGTCCGCTCGGGCGTGGCGGACGGCACGGTGGTGACGAACACCGCACGTGCGGCCTCGACGACGCCCGACGTCGACGGCGAGGGCCCGACGAGCGACGAGGACGACGCGACGACCACGGTCGACACCGCAGCGACGCTGACCATCGCGAAGACGCCCGACGTGCAGTCGGTGCGGGCGGGCGACCCGGCCGCGTTCGACCTGGTCGTGACCAACGAGGGCCCGTCCGACGTGCTCGGACCCGTGACGGTGACCGACACGCTGCCCGCCGGGCTGAGCTACGACTCGTCGTCGACGGCCGGCTCGCCGCTGTGGACGTGCGAGGCCGACGAGCAGGAGGTCACCTGCGTGCTCGGCGACGGCACGGCCACCCTGGTCGCGGGCACGGACGCGCCGACGCTGACGATCACCACGCTCGTCGACCCCGCCGCCGACGCGGGCACGTACACCAACACGGCGTACGCGTCCTCGCCCCTGTCCGGCGACTCCGACCCGGACACCGCCGACGTGGACGTGGTGACGTCCGCCGACCTCGGCGTGACCAAGTCGCACAGCGGCGACGCGGTGGCCGGTGAGCCGTTCACCTGGACGCTCACGGTGACCAACGGCGGCCCGTCCGACTCGCGGGCGACCGCCGACGAGCCGATCGTCGTGGTCGACACCCTGCCCGCGGGCGTGACCTTCGCGCCCGGGGACGCGGGCGTGGTGACCGGCGGCGGGTTCACGTGCGTCGCGGGTGACCCCGTCGACGACGGCGAGCTCGAGACCGTGCGCTGCGAGCGCCCGACGACGCTGGTCGACGGCGCCGCCGTCTCGGTCGACCTGCCCGTGGCCCTGGACGCCGACCTGCTCGGCACGGTGACCAACACCGCGACGGTCACGCCGGGGCTCACCCCGCAGCCGGACGACGCGACGCTCCCGGACACGGGCACCGACGACGTCACGGTGACGGGCCTCGCGGACCTCGGCATCGTCAAGACCGTGACCACGCCCGCCGACGAGGTCGTCGCCGGCGGCGCGCTGACGTGGGACGTGCAGGTGACGAACGTCGGCCCGTCGACGTCCCGCGCCGACGCCGAGACCCCGATCGTCGTCGTGGACTCGCTGCCCGCCGGCGTGCACGACGCGACCGCGTCGGGCGACGGCTGGGCGTGCACCACCGACGGCCCGCGGATCACCTGCGAGCGCGACGAGGACCTGCTCGTCGGGCCCGCGCCGGCGATCACCGTGACCGCCACGGTCGACTCGGGGACGACGACCGAGCTGCGCAACGTCGTCGAGGTGGTCCCCGGCCTGACGCCGCAGCCCGACGGGCTCGGCGGTGCGGGCGCCGGCGACCAGCCGGACCAGGACGACGCGGCGGTCACGCCCGGCACCCTGGCCGACCTCGCGATCGCCAAGACCGTGGTCGACGAGCCGCTCGCGGGCGGCACCGCGACCTACCGGCTGCGGGTGACCAACCTCGGCCCGTCCGACGCGCTCGACGTGGTGGTCACGGACGGCCTGCCCGACGGCCTCACGTTCCGCGCGCTCGGTGACACGTCGCCGGGCAGCGCGTGGGACTGCACCGGGGACGTCGAGTGCGCGCTCGTCGGGCCGCTGCCCGCCGCCGCGACCGTCTGGCTGGACGTCGTCGTCGACGTGGCGCCGGGTGTCACCGACGACGTGGCGAACACCGCCACGGTCCGCTCCTCGACGCCCGACCCGGTGGAGGAGAACAACACCGACACGGTGACCAGCGGCTCCGACGCGCTCGCGGACCTCACGGTGGACAAGTCGCACCGCGGCGAGGCCCGGGTGGGCGAGGCGCTCACGTTCGACCTCGTCGTGACGAACGGCGGCCCGTCGTTCGCGCGCGACGTCACGCTCTCCGACGTCGTCCCGGCGTCGCTGCCGGTCACCGACGTGCGACCGGACGGCGACGGGTGGACGTGCGCGGTCGGCGAGCCGACGAGCGACGGGACCCGCGTGCTGTGCGTGCGCGACACCCTGGCCGCGGGCCGGACCGCCCCGGCCGTGCACGTCGACGTGCTCGTGGGCGCCGACGCGTTCCCGAGCGTGACGAACGTCGTCGACGCCGCCACCGCGACGCCCGGACCGGGCGAGCCGGGTGGGGCGACGGCGACCGACGACGACGAGGTCGAGGTGCCCGCGCTCGTGGACCTGGCGATCACCAAGGAGCTGGACGGTGACGCGCTCCAGGTCGGCAGCGCGGCGACCTACGTGCTCACGGTGACCAACCACGGGCCGACCGACGACCCGGGTCCCGTCACCGTGGTCGACGAGCTGCCGGACGGCCTCACGTTCCACTCGGTGCGCGGTGCCGACTGCGCGGCGGACGGCCAGACCGTCAGCTGCACGGTCGACGGACTCCGCGTCGGCGCGTCCGCGACGATCCGGCTCACGGTGCTGGTCGACGCGCGCGCGGCGGACGAGGGCGCGGTGACGAACCGGGCCACCGTCACGAGCCCGTCCACGGACACCGACCCGGACAACGACGCGGACACCGTCACCTCGCCGGTGGACGACGAGCCGCTCGCGGTCACCGGGGCGAACGCCGCCGCCCTCGCGCTGCTCGCGCTGCTCCTGGTGCTCGGCGGCTTCGCGGTCGTCCTGACGGCGCGGCGGCGTCGGCGGGTCTGATCCTGTCCTGCACCCGCGGGGGACCACCCCGCGGGTGCGGGACCGGTCGTGGCCGGGCCGCGGGTAGGATCGGTGGTGAACGACAGGGGAGCGTCGGGCGTGAGCCCGGGCGCTGAGAGTGCGGACCACCGCAGACCCTCGAACCTGATCCGGTTGATACCGGCGTAGGGAGTCGGGCTTTCTCTCTCCGTGGTCGTCGTCGACCGCGGGACCGCGGCCGACGACGGACGCGGAGCACCCCTCCTGCTGACCGAGGAGGAGCACCACCCGCATGACCACGACCTCACCGCGCCCCGCGCGTCCCCGCCGACGCGCCGTCCGGGCGCTGACCCTGGCGGCCGTCCCCGTCCTCGCGCTCGGCGCGTGCTCGCTGACCGGCTCGACCGCCGCCTCGTCGGACCCGACGCCGTCCGGTGCCACCGCCGGCGGTGCGGCGACGGGCGCGGCCGGGACCACCGTCACGCTCGTCACGCACGACTCGTTCGCGCTCTCCGACGGCCTGCTCGAGCAGTTCACGGCGGACACGGGCATCGACGTCGAGGTGGTGCAGCCGGGCGACGCGGGTGCGCTGGTCAACCAGCTCGTGCTCACCAAGGACGCGCCGCTGGGCGACGTGGTGTTCGGCATCGACAACTCGTTCGCGTCGCGCGCGCTCGAGGAGGGCGTCGTCGCGCCGTACGCGGCGCAGGGCGACGCCGCGGGCGACGCGGCCGGGTTCGCGGTGGCGGGGGACGACGAGGGTGCCCTCACGGCCGTCGACTTCGGCGACGTCTGCCTCAACGTGGACCACGCGTGGTTCGCGAAGAAGAAGCTCGCGGAGCCGACGACGCTCGACGACCTCACCGAGCCGGAGTACGCGGACCTGCTCGTCGTGCCGAACCCCGTGACGTCCTCGCCGGGCTTCGCGTTCCTGCTCGCGACGATCGGCGCGAAGCCCGACGGCTGGCATGACTACTGGCAGGCGCTGGTCGACAACGGCCTGAAGGTCGCCGACGGCTGGTCCGACGCGTACTTCACGGACTTCTCCGGGGGCGGCGGCGACGGCCCGCGGCCGATCGTGCTCTCCTACGCGAGCTCCCCGCCGTCGACGGTGCCGGAGGGCGGCACCGAGCCGACGACGGGCGCGCTGCTCGACACGTGCTTCCGCCAGGTCGAGTACGCGGGCGTCCTGACGGGCGCGCAGAACCCCGCCGGCGCGCAGGCCCTGCTCGACTTCCTGCTGTCCGACGAGGTGCAGGCCGACATCCCGGGCTCGATGTACATGTACCCGGTGAGCGCGACCGTCGACCTGCCGGCCGACTGGGCGCAGTGGGCCCCGCTCGCCGAGCAGCCGTTCGACGTCGCCCCCGACCAGATCTCCGCGAACCGCGACACGTGGCTCCAGGAGTGGTCGGCGACGGTGATCGGCTGACGAGCCCGACATGACGCTCGCGACCACGACCCGACGGCAGGGCGACCCGGCGCACGCCGGCTCCGCGCCCCTGCCCGCGGGTCGTGGTCGCTCGCACGGCCGCCGGCTCGAGCGGGTCGGCGCGGGCGCGTTCTGGACGGCCGCCGTGGCCCTCCCGCTCGGGTTCCTGCTGCTCTTCTTCGCGTACCCCGTCGCCGTGATGGTGGGGCGCGGGTTCGTCGTCGACGGGCACCTGGACCTGTCCGGGTTCGCCGACGTGTTCTCGCGGCCGCGGACGTGGCGGATCGTCGGCCAGACGCTCGCGCAGGCCGGGGTCGCGACGAGCGCGAGCGTGCTGCTGGGCGTGCCCGGCGCGTACGTGCTCTACCGGCACCGCTTCCGCGGCCGGGCGGTGGTGCGCGCGCTGGTCACGGTCCCGTTCGTGCTGCCGACGGTCGTGGTCGGCGTCGCGTTCCGGTCGCTGCTGGTCGAGGGTGGTCCGCTCGGCTTCCTGCACCTCGACGGGACCTTCGCGGCGATCGTCGCGGCGCTCGTGTTCTTCAACTACGCGGTCGTGGTGCGCGGCGTCGGCGGGCTGTGGGAGCGGCTCGACCCGCGCGCCGAGCAGGCGGCCCGCGCGCTCGGTGCCACGCCGTGGCGCGCGTTCCGGACCGTCACGCTGCCCGCGCTGACCCCCGCGATCGTGTCCGCGGCCTCGCTCGCGTTCCTGTTCTGCGCCACCGCGTTCGGCACCGTGCTGGTGCTCGGCGGCCTGCGGTTCGGGACGATCGAGACCGAGATCTGGATCCAGACCACGCAGTTCCTCGACCTGCGGGCCGCCGCCGTGCTCTCGGTGGTGCAGCTCGTCGTCGTGGCGGGCGCGCTCACCGTCGCGGCGCGCGCACGCCGCGGCCGGGAGCGCGCGCTCGCCCTGGCCGACCCCGAGCTCGTCGTGCGGCCGCTGCGTCTGCGGCGCGAGCCCGGGACGCCGCGGCGCGACGGGCACGCGCTGACCCTCGTCGCGGCCGGCGTCACCGCGCTCGTCGTCGTGCTGCTCGCCGTGCCGTTGGTCAACCTGGTGGTGCGCTCGCTGCGCGTCGGCGAAGCCTGGGGGCTGGACCACTACCGCGCGCTGGGGACGGCGGGCGGCGGCGTCACCGTGACGGTGTGGCAGGCGGCGCTGACGTCGCTGCGCACCGCGGTCGACGCGACGCTGCTCGCGCTGGTCGTCGGCGGCCTGGTGGCGCTCGTCGTGTCCCGGCGGCCCCGGCGCCCGGCGGCCCGACGAGCCGTCGCGGGGCTCGACGCGGTGTTCATGCTGCCGCTCGGGGTCTCGGCGGTCACCGTCGGGTTCGGGTTCCTGCTCACCATGGACCACCTGCTCGGCCTCGACACGGACCTGCGCCGCTCGCCGGTGCTGGTGCCGATCGCGCAGGCGGTCGTGGCGGTGCCGCTCGTCGTGCGGACGGTGCTCCCGGTGCTGCGCGCGATCGACCCGCGGCTGCGGGAGGCCGCCGCCACCCTGGGCGCCGCGCCCGGGCGCGTGCTGCGCACCGTGGACGTGTCGCTCGCGGCGCGGTCGCTGGGGCTGGCCGTCGGGTTCGCGTTCGCCGCGTCGCTGGGCGA is a genomic window of Cellulomonas fulva containing:
- a CDS encoding ABC transporter permease codes for the protein MTLATTTRRQGDPAHAGSAPLPAGRGRSHGRRLERVGAGAFWTAAVALPLGFLLLFFAYPVAVMVGRGFVVDGHLDLSGFADVFSRPRTWRIVGQTLAQAGVATSASVLLGVPGAYVLYRHRFRGRAVVRALVTVPFVLPTVVVGVAFRSLLVEGGPLGFLHLDGTFAAIVAALVFFNYAVVVRGVGGLWERLDPRAEQAARALGATPWRAFRTVTLPALTPAIVSAASLAFLFCATAFGTVLVLGGLRFGTIETEIWIQTTQFLDLRAAAVLSVVQLVVVAGALTVAARARRGRERALALADPELVVRPLRLRREPGTPRRDGHALTLVAAGVTALVVVLLAVPLVNLVVRSLRVGEAWGLDHYRALGTAGGGVTVTVWQAALTSLRTAVDATLLALVVGGLVALVVSRRPRRPAARRAVAGLDAVFMLPLGVSAVTVGFGFLLTMDHLLGLDTDLRRSPVLVPIAQAVVAVPLVVRTVLPVLRAIDPRLREAAATLGAAPGRVLRTVDVSLAARSLGLAVGFAFAASLGEFGATSFLARPDNPTLPVVIFRLIGRPGPDSYGMALAASVVLAVLTACVVAACERLRRPGEGGEW
- a CDS encoding thiamine ABC transporter substrate-binding protein, whose protein sequence is MTTTSPRPARPRRRAVRALTLAAVPVLALGACSLTGSTAASSDPTPSGATAGGAATGAAGTTVTLVTHDSFALSDGLLEQFTADTGIDVEVVQPGDAGALVNQLVLTKDAPLGDVVFGIDNSFASRALEEGVVAPYAAQGDAAGDAAGFAVAGDDEGALTAVDFGDVCLNVDHAWFAKKKLAEPTTLDDLTEPEYADLLVVPNPVTSSPGFAFLLATIGAKPDGWHDYWQALVDNGLKVADGWSDAYFTDFSGGGGDGPRPIVLSYASSPPSTVPEGGTEPTTGALLDTCFRQVEYAGVLTGAQNPAGAQALLDFLLSDEVQADIPGSMYMYPVSATVDLPADWAQWAPLAEQPFDVAPDQISANRDTWLQEWSATVIG